The Fulvivirga ligni genome window below encodes:
- a CDS encoding four helix bundle protein, with protein MHNLNELKIWHKSMDLAVSAYKLSSVFPSDEKFGLTSQIRRAAVSVSSNIAEGAGRNTNNEFAHFLGVSNGSSYELQTQLIIAERLGYCDNKEMSLLLNDIIEVQKMNFTFQRRLKQ; from the coding sequence ATGCACAATTTAAATGAATTGAAAATCTGGCATAAATCTATGGATTTGGCGGTCTCAGCTTACAAACTTTCATCAGTGTTTCCCAGTGATGAAAAATTTGGCCTTACCTCTCAGATTAGAAGAGCGGCAGTGTCTGTATCCTCAAATATTGCTGAGGGAGCAGGACGCAATACTAACAATGAATTTGCTCACTTTTTAGGAGTTTCTAATGGCTCATCTTATGAATTACAGACTCAACTCATCATAGCCGAAAGGCTGGGTTATTGTGATAATAAGGAGATGAGCTTATTACTAAATGACATTATAGAAGTTCAGAAAATGAATTTCACCTTTCAAAGAAGATTAAAACAATAA